The following proteins are co-located in the Deinococcus metallilatus genome:
- the deoD gene encoding purine-nucleoside phosphorylase: protein MSVHLNAQPGQIAETVLLPGDPLRAQHIAETFFENPVQHNSVRGMLGFTGTYRGQRVSVQGTGMGMASSMIYVNELIQDYGCRNLIRVGTCGSYQPDVHVRDLVLAQGACTDSNINNIRFGLRNFAPIADFDLLLRAYQIAQERGFATHVGNILSSDTFYQDDPEQYKLWAQYGVLAVEMEAAGLYTLAARYGVRALTILTVSDHLVTREETTAEERQKTFNGMIEVALDAALGM, encoded by the coding sequence GTGAGTGTCCACCTGAATGCCCAGCCCGGCCAGATTGCCGAAACCGTCCTGCTGCCCGGTGACCCCCTGCGCGCGCAGCACATCGCGGAAACGTTCTTTGAAAACCCGGTGCAGCACAATTCCGTGCGTGGGATGCTGGGCTTTACCGGCACGTACCGGGGCCAGCGCGTCAGCGTGCAGGGCACCGGTATGGGCATGGCCTCATCCATGATCTATGTGAACGAACTGATTCAGGACTACGGCTGCCGGAACCTGATCCGCGTGGGCACCTGCGGCAGCTATCAGCCGGACGTGCATGTCCGCGACCTGGTGCTGGCGCAGGGGGCCTGCACCGACAGCAACATCAACAACATCCGCTTCGGCCTGCGGAACTTTGCCCCCATCGCGGACTTCGATCTGCTGCTGCGCGCCTACCAGATCGCCCAGGAACGCGGTTTTGCCACCCACGTCGGCAATATCCTGTCCTCGGACACCTTCTACCAGGACGATCCCGAGCAGTACAAACTCTGGGCCCAGTACGGCGTGCTGGCCGTCGAGATGGAAGCCGCCGGGCTCTACACCCTCGCCGCCAGGTACGGCGTCCGGGCGCTGACCATCCTGACCGTCTCCGACCACCTCGTCACCCGCGAGGAAACCACCGCCGAGGAGCGGCAGAAGACCTTCAACGGCATGATCGAGGTGGCGCTGGACGCGGCGCTGGGGATGTAG
- a CDS encoding RsmB/NOP family class I SAM-dependent RNA methyltransferase codes for MTAPRPTFNPARVLAVRVLTRVLAGETFAAPALDAALAEARLPARDAGLATHLVYGTLRYAPMLEAALAPLLRGETHPKTRALLLAGAFEKLVLGTPAHAVVSEYVNVARLARLAPPGLVNAVLRRVERPAETDETRYALPEWLIETFRTAYGERADAVLESQLQPQPLWLSLSDAGVRSLEAEGSVVEPGPNDVDRVTLSRPLRDTAAYRQGQAQPINPASLSVVDALGEVEGQRVLDLAGGAGVKAAMLAARGARVTSVDVMARKHGAARANLKRLGLQADFLTHDLTLPLDVPPAPLVLLDAPCTGTGTLRAHPEIKLRLTPGAVGEMATLQARMLPNAAALVEPGGLLVYSVCSVTPQEGQEVVRDFLAAHPEFTPESLPDLGLPVTPAGEGVLTVPEDGVDGFFITRLRKAGGREA; via the coding sequence ATGACTGCCCCCCGCCCCACCTTCAACCCGGCCCGCGTGCTGGCCGTGCGTGTGCTGACGCGCGTGCTGGCCGGGGAGACGTTCGCGGCCCCCGCGCTGGACGCGGCGCTCGCGGAAGCCCGGCTGCCTGCGCGGGACGCGGGCCTGGCGACGCACCTCGTCTACGGCACCCTGCGGTATGCGCCGATGCTGGAAGCCGCCCTCGCGCCTCTGCTGCGCGGCGAGACGCACCCCAAAACGCGGGCGCTGCTGCTGGCCGGAGCGTTTGAGAAACTGGTGCTGGGAACGCCCGCGCACGCCGTCGTCAGCGAGTACGTGAATGTGGCGCGGCTGGCGCGGCTGGCCCCGCCCGGCCTGGTGAATGCCGTCCTGCGCCGGGTGGAGCGGCCCGCCGAGACGGACGAAACCCGGTACGCGCTGCCGGAGTGGCTGATCGAAACCTTCCGCACGGCCTACGGCGAACGCGCGGACGCGGTGCTGGAGAGCCAGCTCCAGCCGCAGCCCCTCTGGTTGAGCCTGTCCGATGCGGGGGTGCGGAGCCTGGAGGCCGAGGGCAGTGTGGTGGAACCCGGTCCGAATGACGTGGACCGCGTGACCCTTTCGCGCCCTCTGCGGGATACCGCCGCCTATCGCCAGGGGCAGGCGCAGCCCATCAACCCCGCCAGCCTCAGCGTCGTGGACGCGCTGGGGGAGGTGGAAGGCCAGCGGGTCCTCGACCTCGCGGGGGGCGCGGGGGTGAAGGCGGCGATGCTCGCCGCGCGGGGGGCCAGGGTCACCAGTGTGGACGTGATGGCCCGCAAGCACGGCGCGGCCCGCGCGAACCTGAAGCGCCTGGGCCTCCAGGCCGACTTCCTGACGCACGACCTCACCCTGCCCCTCGACGTGCCGCCCGCACCGCTGGTGCTGCTGGACGCCCCCTGCACCGGCACCGGCACCCTGCGGGCCCACCCGGAAATCAAGCTGCGGCTCACGCCCGGCGCGGTGGGGGAGATGGCGACCTTGCAGGCCCGGATGCTGCCGAACGCCGCCGCGCTGGTCGAGCCCGGCGGCCTGCTGGTCTACAGCGTGTGCAGCGTGACGCCGCAGGAGGGCCAGGAGGTCGTGCGGGACTTTCTGGCCGCGCACCCCGAGTTCACCCCCGAATCCCTCCCCGACCTGGGCCTGCCCGTGACGCCTGCCGGAGAGGGCGTGCTGACTGTGCCCGAGGACGGCGTGGACGGCTTTTTCATCACGCGGTTGAGGAAGGCAGGCGGGCGGGAGGCATAG
- a CDS encoding MFS transporter — MTATPPPPARSSMGRAKLILFLTIFIAMLGLSVLFPIIAPLGRQLGLSETQIGWFSTAYSLAQFVFAPIWGSRSERTGRKPVLLLGLVGFSLSFGLFGLFASLGAQGVLAGTVLFVLLVASRLLGGMLSSATLPTAQAMMADLSSEKDRAAAMGLIGAAFGLGVVFGPALGALLSGFGLTVPIFFSAGLGLLTALAAYFTLPETRRADARTAAPGDRRALLRHPGILLFLAVSALYTLASVGMEQTIAFYVQDTLHLTAAQTAKTVGGMLAIFGFLAAAVQGGAMRPLSKKIAPGPLIMVGLLVMGAGMFLLPLTSAYWTITGALAVVGIGSAILGPSLSAALSLSVGRNQQGAVAGLNSSALALGRMTGPLIGTGLYQSAGHGAPYLLSGGVLMALLVWTLIARPQVRAVEGAKV; from the coding sequence ATGACGGCCACGCCTCCTCCCCCCGCCCGGTCCTCAATGGGCCGGGCCAAGTTGATCCTGTTCCTGACCATCTTTATCGCCATGCTGGGCCTGTCGGTGCTGTTTCCGATCATCGCGCCGCTGGGGCGCCAGCTCGGGCTGAGCGAGACGCAGATCGGCTGGTTTTCCACCGCCTACAGCCTGGCGCAGTTCGTGTTCGCGCCGATCTGGGGCAGCCGCAGCGAACGCACCGGCCGTAAACCGGTGCTGCTGCTGGGGCTGGTCGGCTTCTCGCTGAGTTTCGGGCTGTTCGGCCTGTTCGCGTCGCTGGGCGCGCAGGGTGTTCTGGCGGGGACGGTCCTGTTCGTGCTGCTGGTCGCCTCGCGCCTGCTGGGCGGGATGCTCTCCAGCGCCACCCTCCCCACCGCGCAGGCGATGATGGCCGACCTCAGCAGCGAGAAGGACCGCGCCGCCGCGATGGGCCTGATCGGCGCGGCCTTCGGTCTCGGCGTGGTGTTCGGCCCCGCGCTGGGCGCGCTGCTCTCCGGCTTCGGGCTGACTGTCCCCATTTTCTTCAGCGCCGGGCTGGGCCTGCTGACCGCGCTCGCCGCGTATTTCACGCTTCCCGAGACGCGCCGCGCCGATGCCCGGACCGCCGCCCCCGGCGACCGCCGCGCGCTGCTGCGTCACCCCGGCATCCTGCTGTTCCTGGCCGTGAGCGCGCTGTACACGCTCGCCAGCGTGGGCATGGAGCAGACCATCGCCTTCTACGTGCAGGACACGCTGCATCTCACGGCGGCCCAGACGGCGAAGACGGTCGGCGGGATGCTCGCCATCTTCGGGTTCCTGGCCGCGGCGGTGCAGGGCGGCGCGATGCGGCCTCTCAGCAAGAAGATCGCGCCCGGCCCGCTGATCATGGTCGGGCTGCTGGTGATGGGCGCGGGGATGTTCCTGCTGCCGCTCACCTCGGCGTACTGGACGATCACCGGCGCGCTCGCCGTCGTCGGCATCGGCAGCGCGATTCTCGGCCCCAGCCTCAGCGCCGCGTTGTCCCTGAGCGTCGGGCGCAACCAGCAGGGCGCGGTGGCGGGGCTGAACAGCAGTGCGCTCGCGCTGGGGCGGATGACTGGCCCCCTCATCGGGACCGGCCTGTACCAGAGTGCCGGACACGGCGCCCCCTACCTGCTCAGCGGCGGTGTCCTGATGGCCCTGCTGGTCTGGACCCTGATCGCCCGGCCCCAGGTGCGGGCGGTGGAGGGGGCGAAGGTTTGA
- a CDS encoding maltose ABC transporter substrate-binding protein, with protein MKKALTILSLALLGNASAATITVWTHFGGPEQAWLKDQAQAFEKKTGNKVQLVNVPFEQIPDKFIQSAPKGQGPDLLVTQPQDRIGQYAAAGVIEPMDKYVVSRSDFDKTALGAMTYKGKLFGLPMFAEAVGVVYNKKLVPNAPANWPEFLKVAQANTGNGKFGYLEDLSEAYQNYGVISAYGGYVFKNNGGTLNVKDVGLNNAGAVKASAFLNDLRYKYNLVPEGVTSDAAKSAFLDGRLAMFLTGPWNMGDIKKAGLSYGIMPFPTPPGASGKWSPFVGVQGTMLSAYSKNKAAAAQFAKQLSTSDAQVSFNKAGGRIPVSLAARTKLKSDPVVAGFGKTISMGTPMPNVPEMSAVWGPWTNAIAQSVQKPGADYKQILDKAVQEINSNIK; from the coding sequence ATGAAGAAAGCACTGACTATTCTGTCCCTCGCCCTGCTGGGCAATGCCAGCGCCGCCACCATTACGGTCTGGACGCACTTCGGCGGCCCCGAGCAGGCGTGGCTCAAGGACCAGGCGCAGGCCTTCGAGAAGAAGACCGGGAACAAGGTGCAGCTCGTCAACGTGCCCTTCGAGCAGATTCCCGACAAGTTCATCCAGAGCGCGCCCAAGGGCCAGGGGCCGGATCTGCTGGTGACGCAGCCGCAGGACCGCATCGGCCAGTATGCGGCGGCGGGCGTGATCGAGCCGATGGACAAGTACGTGGTCAGCCGCAGCGACTTCGACAAGACCGCGCTGGGCGCAATGACCTACAAGGGCAAGCTGTTCGGCCTGCCGATGTTCGCGGAAGCCGTGGGCGTGGTCTACAACAAGAAGCTGGTGCCCAACGCGCCCGCCAACTGGCCTGAATTCCTGAAGGTGGCGCAGGCCAACACCGGCAACGGCAAGTTCGGCTACCTCGAAGACCTCAGCGAGGCTTACCAGAACTACGGCGTCATCAGCGCGTATGGCGGCTACGTCTTCAAGAACAACGGCGGCACCCTCAACGTGAAGGACGTGGGCCTGAACAACGCCGGGGCGGTCAAGGCGAGCGCCTTCCTGAACGACCTGCGCTACAAGTACAACCTCGTGCCGGAAGGCGTCACCAGCGACGCGGCCAAGAGTGCCTTTCTGGATGGCCGCCTCGCCATGTTCCTGACCGGTCCCTGGAACATGGGCGACATCAAGAAGGCGGGCCTCAGCTACGGCATCATGCCCTTCCCCACCCCTCCCGGCGCGAGCGGCAAGTGGAGCCCCTTCGTGGGCGTGCAGGGCACCATGCTGAGCGCCTACAGCAAGAACAAGGCCGCCGCCGCGCAGTTTGCCAAGCAGCTCTCCACCAGCGACGCGCAGGTCAGCTTCAACAAGGCGGGCGGGCGCATCCCGGTCAGCCTGGCGGCGCGGACCAAGCTGAAGAGTGACCCGGTGGTCGCGGGCTTCGGCAAGACCATCAGCATGGGCACCCCGATGCCCAACGTGCCCGAGATGAGCGCAGTGTGGGGTCCCTGGACCAACGCCATCGCCCAGAGCGTGCAGAAGCCGGGCGCCGACTACAAGCAGATCCTCGACAAGGCCGTTCAGGAAATCAACAGCAACATCAAGTGA
- a CDS encoding ABC transporter permease subunit, producing the protein MTATLPSKSPRRAAPPDGASGVLLAVLVLLLLLGGAALIGWLLSGLTASVFPKAPPALILVYALGVLLLAMPLTARLFPWITNWYYLFPALVFLAAFTVLPIIMTVNYAFTNYSGQNSGNPDSAVRTDAKLSPDRRTVTLAEIPEGGNLQTYLKCKAATCAGDTLVLLEEDAANPLRAQIASVQGRTVTLAAPVPQGFDVATATRLNRYDYVGLANFREIFAKASSALWPVFVWTVVFAFSTVVLNALAGLILGILLYNKRLKGRNIYRTLLFLPWAIPAVISVQMWAALLNQQFGIVNKTLGLLGFAAVPWLIDPLWAKISVLLVNLWLGFPYMMTATISALGTINDDLYEAASIDGASRWQQIQNITLPLLRQSFTPILLSAFAFNFNNFTVIYLLTAGGPGGPGGPPVAGHESTAGATDLLINWGYNNAFGAAGGQNYALASAVALIIFFLTLGISLVNFKAAGVFEEARK; encoded by the coding sequence ATGACCGCGACCCTGCCTTCCAAGTCGCCGCGCCGGGCGGCCCCCCCCGACGGCGCGAGCGGCGTTCTGCTGGCGGTCCTCGTGCTGCTGCTGCTGCTGGGCGGCGCGGCGCTGATCGGCTGGCTGCTCTCCGGCCTGACCGCCAGCGTGTTTCCCAAGGCCCCGCCCGCCCTGATCCTGGTGTACGCGCTGGGCGTACTGCTGCTGGCGATGCCGCTCACCGCGCGCCTCTTTCCCTGGATCACCAACTGGTACTACCTCTTCCCCGCGCTGGTCTTCCTGGCGGCCTTCACGGTGCTGCCGATCATCATGACCGTGAACTACGCCTTTACCAACTACAGCGGGCAGAACAGCGGCAACCCCGATTCCGCCGTCCGCACGGACGCGAAACTGTCCCCCGACCGCCGCACGGTCACGCTGGCCGAAATCCCCGAGGGCGGGAATCTCCAGACGTACCTGAAATGCAAGGCGGCCACCTGTGCGGGCGACACGCTGGTGCTGCTGGAAGAGGACGCGGCGAACCCGCTGCGCGCCCAGATCGCCAGCGTCCAGGGCCGCACGGTGACGCTCGCCGCCCCGGTCCCCCAGGGCTTTGACGTGGCTACCGCCACCCGATTGAACCGTTACGACTACGTGGGGCTGGCGAACTTCCGCGAGATCTTCGCCAAGGCCAGCAGTGCGCTGTGGCCGGTCTTCGTCTGGACGGTGGTCTTTGCCTTCAGCACGGTGGTCCTGAATGCCCTCGCGGGGCTGATCCTGGGCATCCTGCTGTACAACAAGCGGCTCAAGGGGCGCAACATCTACCGCACGCTGCTCTTTTTGCCCTGGGCGATTCCCGCCGTGATCAGCGTGCAGATGTGGGCGGCGCTCCTCAACCAGCAGTTCGGCATCGTGAACAAGACGCTGGGGCTGCTGGGCTTCGCCGCCGTGCCCTGGCTGATCGATCCGCTGTGGGCCAAGATCAGCGTGCTGCTGGTGAACCTCTGGCTGGGCTTTCCCTACATGATGACGGCCACCATCAGCGCGCTGGGCACCATCAACGACGATCTCTACGAGGCGGCCAGCATCGACGGCGCGAGCCGCTGGCAACAGATTCAGAACATCACGCTGCCGCTGCTGCGCCAGTCCTTCACGCCCATCCTGCTGTCGGCCTTCGCTTTCAACTTCAACAACTTCACGGTGATCTACCTGCTGACGGCGGGCGGGCCGGGCGGACCCGGCGGGCCTCCGGTCGCGGGCCACGAAAGCACGGCGGGCGCGACCGACCTCCTGATCAACTGGGGGTACAACAACGCCTTCGGCGCGGCGGGCGGCCAGAACTATGCCCTGGCGAGCGCCGTCGCGCTGATCATCTTCTTCCTGACGCTCGGCATCAGCCTGGTGAACTTCAAGGCAGCAGGCGTCTTTGAGGAGGCCCGGAAATGA
- a CDS encoding sugar ABC transporter permease: MTVAPQRPTEAEVYVHREPGPLRRALPWLVLAALLIGLGTLGYFLAKNMEGRPKSFTIYFVEGGWKRFLLFLLAACGVLALTSLIGQRIGRWRTGRRISYLAVLGDQLTHLFLILVVLVAVYPLFYVLLAAFDPRNSLFAFPNFSDPNILYRSGLLPDISKLSLENFGRLFDGVLVPAWQLGVAAVAGAALVALLLFALAGRRGRDTEGLAGARTWALRVLAVALAVLVLFVTPAQFTGQDNESKFVLSVRNTLFVSGLTGLLAILLSTTAGYAMARLRFPGRFQTLLFFIFIQMFPVFLALVAVYSLMVTLGLTNTFTGLILAYSGGAIAFNTWIFKGYVESLPESLEEAAMVDGATRWQTFLRVVLPLSGGMLAFIFLNQFIGTYAEFILANVLLTGVEKWTVGVMLLSFTQGQFSTKWGIFAAAAMLGALPIIALFYGFQGYFVGGAVAGGVKE; this comes from the coding sequence ATGACGGTTGCGCCGCAACGCCCCACCGAAGCCGAGGTCTACGTCCACCGCGAACCCGGCCCGCTGCGCCGCGCCCTGCCCTGGCTGGTGCTGGCCGCGCTGCTGATCGGCCTGGGCACGCTGGGGTATTTCCTGGCGAAGAACATGGAAGGTCGCCCCAAGAGCTTCACGATCTACTTCGTGGAGGGTGGCTGGAAGAGGTTCCTGCTGTTCCTGCTGGCCGCGTGCGGGGTGCTGGCGCTGACCAGCCTGATCGGGCAGCGAATCGGCAGGTGGCGCACCGGGCGCCGGATCAGTTACCTCGCGGTGCTGGGCGACCAGCTCACCCACCTCTTCCTGATCCTGGTCGTGCTGGTCGCCGTCTATCCCCTGTTCTACGTGCTGCTGGCGGCCTTCGACCCGCGCAACAGCCTCTTCGCCTTCCCCAATTTCAGCGACCCCAACATCCTCTACCGCTCGGGCCTGCTGCCCGACATCAGCAAGCTGAGCCTGGAGAACTTCGGGCGGCTCTTTGACGGTGTGCTTGTTCCGGCCTGGCAACTCGGGGTGGCGGCGGTGGCCGGGGCGGCCCTGGTGGCACTGCTGCTCTTCGCGCTGGCGGGCCGACGCGGGCGGGACACCGAGGGCCTCGCGGGCGCCCGGACCTGGGCGCTGCGGGTGCTGGCGGTGGCCCTGGCCGTGCTGGTCCTCTTCGTGACGCCCGCGCAGTTCACCGGGCAGGACAACGAGAGCAAGTTCGTGCTGTCGGTCCGCAACACGCTGTTCGTGTCGGGCCTGACGGGGCTGCTGGCGATCCTGCTCTCCACGACCGCCGGGTACGCGATGGCGCGGCTGCGCTTTCCGGGCCGCTTCCAGACGCTGCTCTTTTTCATCTTCATCCAGATGTTCCCGGTGTTCCTGGCGCTGGTCGCCGTGTACAGCCTGATGGTGACGCTGGGCCTGACCAACACCTTCACCGGCCTGATCCTGGCCTACAGCGGCGGCGCAATCGCCTTCAACACCTGGATTTTCAAGGGCTATGTGGAGTCGCTGCCCGAGTCGCTGGAGGAAGCGGCGATGGTGGACGGCGCGACCCGCTGGCAGACCTTTCTGCGGGTGGTGCTGCCGCTCTCGGGCGGGATGCTGGCCTTTATCTTCCTGAACCAGTTCATCGGCACCTACGCCGAATTCATCCTGGCGAACGTGCTGCTGACCGGCGTGGAGAAGTGGACGGTGGGCGTGATGCTGCTCAGCTTCACCCAGGGGCAGTTCAGTACCAAGTGGGGCATCTTCGCCGCCGCCGCCATGCTGGGCGCGCTGCCGATCATCGCCCTGTTCTACGGCTTCCAGGGCTACTTCGTAGGCGGAGCGGTCGCGGGCGGCGTGAAGGAGTAA
- a CDS encoding TetR/AcrR family transcriptional regulator translates to MVSPAPRPARARSPEEKGQRRDDILRAAERLWTSTPYAELSMNQVAREAQLAKGTLYLYFDTKEELFLALLTEHLGRWLEQVTALLDERQPRTPEGAAEVLIQSARDQEPLRRLLILLGTVLERNVRPELALNFKREFRRMVQGVLERLPFAPEVTLRLLMHMYALSLGWQQLTEEPPAASLLRREADLAFLFPSFEQEFAFSLRAVIDRLVAEAPAAAEAPSRKSLA, encoded by the coding sequence GTGGTCAGCCCCGCCCCCCGTCCCGCCCGTGCCCGCAGCCCCGAGGAGAAGGGTCAGCGGCGCGACGATATCCTGCGCGCGGCCGAGCGCCTCTGGACCAGCACGCCATACGCCGAACTGAGCATGAATCAGGTGGCCCGCGAGGCGCAGCTCGCCAAGGGGACGCTGTACCTGTACTTCGACACCAAGGAGGAGCTGTTCCTGGCGCTGCTGACCGAACACCTCGGGCGCTGGCTGGAGCAGGTCACGGCGCTGCTCGACGAGCGCCAGCCCCGCACGCCGGAGGGCGCGGCCGAGGTGCTGATCCAGTCGGCCCGCGACCAGGAGCCGCTGCGCCGCCTGCTGATCCTGCTGGGCACCGTGCTGGAACGCAACGTGCGCCCCGAACTGGCGCTGAACTTCAAACGGGAGTTCCGGCGGATGGTCCAGGGGGTGCTGGAGCGGCTGCCCTTCGCGCCCGAGGTCACGCTCCGCCTCCTGATGCACATGTATGCCCTGTCGCTGGGCTGGCAGCAGCTCACCGAGGAACCGCCCGCCGCCAGCCTGCTGCGCCGCGAGGCCGACCTCGCGTTCCTGTTCCCTTCCTTCGAGCAGGAGTTCGCCTTCAGCCTGCGCGCCGTCATTGACCGCCTGGTGGCGGAGGCGCCGGCAGCGGCAGAAGCGCCGTCCCGCAAAAGCCTGGCCTGA
- a CDS encoding DUF2231 domain-containing protein, with amino-acid sequence MDSQINDRIEDALSNHAALERLAEQVQPVLKEAEAYLPQGVLRLLHGEPLGHPLHPILIHLPLGGWVIAGMLDFLPFEPTAETEHAADLVLLLGTVGAIPTIAAGWTDWSNTRGQARRTGLIHGALNETAFLLNGASLLARRRGKRRLGKALSGTALGLVLVGGFLGGQLVYRHGLGVGHTLAVPQG; translated from the coding sequence ATGGATTCACAGATCAATGACCGGATCGAGGACGCGCTGAGCAACCACGCTGCGCTGGAGAGGCTGGCCGAGCAGGTGCAGCCCGTGCTCAAGGAGGCCGAGGCCTACCTGCCGCAAGGGGTCCTCCGGCTGCTGCACGGCGAGCCGCTGGGCCATCCCCTGCATCCCATCCTGATCCACCTGCCGCTGGGCGGCTGGGTGATCGCGGGGATGCTGGATTTCCTGCCCTTCGAGCCGACGGCGGAAACCGAACACGCCGCCGATCTGGTCCTGCTGCTGGGCACGGTCGGGGCCATCCCCACGATTGCCGCAGGCTGGACGGACTGGTCCAATACCCGGGGACAGGCCCGCCGCACCGGGTTGATTCATGGTGCCCTCAACGAAACGGCGTTCCTGCTGAACGGCGCCTCCCTGCTGGCGCGCAGACGTGGAAAACGTCGGCTGGGCAAGGCCCTTTCGGGCACGGCCCTGGGGCTGGTCCTGGTGGGCGGCTTTCTGGGAGGCCAGCTCGTCTACCGGCATGGTCTGGGCGTCGGGCACACGCTGGCCGTGCCGCAGGGATAA
- a CDS encoding glycerophosphodiester phosphodiesterase gives MKRLLLAGLGPVLLGACAPAAHPANPFLQGRTLNIAHQGGEGLWPSNTMLAYRNAAALGVDMLDTDLHATRDGVLVLSHDETLDRLTDTRGKIADMTLAQVLAADAGYAFTPDGGATFPFRGQGVQVAQLSEVLAAFPNMPLTIEIKQASPSIAAPFCKTLRGAGATGRVIVASFSDTAMNEFRAACPEVMTSMTEKELRPLVLLSKVGLARLAPLPGRAAQVPVRSGSIEVVTPAFVRAMHARGVAVHVWTIDDPAEMRRLIQMGVDGIITNQPDLLKAVLAEGAGQR, from the coding sequence ATGAAGCGACTGCTGCTGGCTGGCCTGGGGCCGGTGCTGCTGGGGGCCTGCGCGCCCGCCGCCCACCCCGCGAATCCCTTTCTCCAGGGCCGCACCCTGAACATCGCCCATCAGGGGGGCGAGGGGCTGTGGCCCAGCAACACGATGCTGGCCTACCGGAATGCCGCCGCACTCGGTGTGGATATGCTGGATACCGACCTGCACGCCACCCGCGACGGGGTGCTGGTGCTCTCGCACGACGAGACGCTGGACCGGCTGACCGACACCCGGGGAAAGATTGCCGACATGACGCTGGCGCAGGTGCTGGCAGCGGATGCCGGGTACGCTTTCACCCCGGACGGCGGCGCCACCTTCCCTTTCCGGGGGCAGGGCGTGCAGGTCGCGCAGCTCTCGGAGGTGCTGGCCGCCTTCCCGAACATGCCGCTGACCATCGAGATCAAACAGGCGTCGCCCAGTATCGCGGCGCCGTTTTGCAAGACGCTGCGGGGCGCGGGCGCGACCGGGCGCGTCATCGTCGCCAGCTTCAGCGACACGGCCATGAACGAGTTCCGCGCGGCCTGTCCGGAAGTGATGACCAGCATGACGGAAAAGGAACTGCGCCCCCTGGTGCTGCTGAGCAAGGTGGGCCTCGCGCGCCTGGCACCACTGCCGGGCCGGGCCGCACAGGTGCCGGTGCGGTCAGGCAGTATCGAGGTGGTGACGCCCGCCTTCGTCCGCGCCATGCACGCGCGCGGCGTGGCGGTCCACGTCTGGACCATCGACGACCCCGCCGAGATGCGCCGCCTGATTCAGATGGGCGTGGACGGCATCATTACGAACCAGCCGGACCTGCTGAAAGCAGTTCTGGCGGAAGGGGCAGGACAACGCTGA